The Ignavibacteria bacterium genome contains the following window.
GAAAAGAAGTAAAATATCTAAAAGAACATTTGAAAATTCCTGAGATCAAATATTACGAACTTGAAGCAGCGAATTTCTTCTGATAATTATTCTCTGGATCAGTTGAACATTAAATAAATAGTTATTCTGTCAACTTACTGTTTATGTCAGGTTAAGAATTTATCTTAGCCTGACATTTTTTATTTTATTGGAAAATTAAAACAATAAAATATTCAGCTGATGATGTTGCTAAAGATAAAATTAAAAGTTTTAATCAATTCGCAAAAAGCAAAACTTCATTTTTGATCTCTTAATAAGTCCTATCTTTTCAAATGACTTTGTAATTATCTTGAAAAAATTTTTCATTCCATCCAGAATGAATTAAAGTTTAAGCTTAATCTTATAAACTCGTATTTTTTTGTTGAATTTAAAAGCCTTTCAAATAAAACCAATCCTTTTGTCCATAACCTTTTAATAATCTTTTACTATTCTTGTGGTGAAATACATCCTCTATTGAATTTATCATCTATTTTGATGAATATTAAAAAACAATTATCACCAATTGGAGTTGGATAATGAAAAAGATGCTTCTTCTAAGCCTTTTTATATTGATATTCACTCAATCCATTCAAGCACAGTGGGGACTTTTGAGGAGAATGGGAATTGGAGGCGGTGTTAATTTTGGCATTCTTAGTCCTTCACTCCAGAATTTAAATAACGAACTCAAAAAATTCGATTTGCCAGAATTTGATAAACCAATTTTTGGTTTTGGCGGCGGTGGAAATTTAGTCATTGGCGGGATTAGAATTGGCGGATACGGTATTGGCGGCTCGGCAGAAAAAAATTCTCACCGAACACTTTATAACAATACTTACAATACCAAAACAAAAATCGATTATGGACTTGGATTTGGAACAATCGGTTATGAAATTTATCATCAGAAGAAATTTTCTGTGAACATTGATCTGGGAATTGGAGGCGGATCTCTCGACCTTTACATTTCAGACAGGAATTCTGATTACAATAGCTGGGATGAAACATTGCAGTTGTCTCTTGCGGAAAACAATATCACAAAGAAATTAACTTATTCTTTCTTCTCATTGCAACCATCATTAAACTTTGAGTATATCTACGGAAATTTTTTGAAATTCTTTGTCTCTGGAGATTATAATTTAATATTAAATGATGAATGGTCAAAAGATGATGAGCTTAAACTTGTTAATGTTCCAAAGATGAATTTCAATGGTTTTTCGATAAGACTTGGAGCTCAGCTCGGGTTCTACTTTTAATTTTTAATTAAAAAAGGAGACTCAAATGAAGTTAAGATTAATATTACTAGTTTTAATATTCATCACCTTTGCAGGTTTTAAGCCCTCAGATAGTAATCAATTAAAAGTCATTACTAATGGTGACTTAATTTATAGTTCAAATGAAATTATTATAAAATTTCAGAGTGATTTTGATAATGAGATAAATCGAGTTCAATTAATTTCATCATTATTGAAAATTTTTGATCAAATCTCTATCAAATCAATTGATCCAATCTTTAATGATTCAAAAAATAAATTCTTCAAAGCACAGACAGGATTAGATAGAATTTATTCGATTAAATACGACGGCAATGCAGATCCTCTTTTAATCGCAAAGAAGATCAGCAATTTAGATGGAATTGAATACGCGGAGCCAAGATACATTTATCGTGTTGATTATACACCAAATGATCCATCGCTTTTGTCTCAATCTTATCTTAATCAAGTGAAAGCCCAGCAGGCATGGGATGTTTCAAAAGGCGATTCATCGGTTGTAATTGGAATTATTGATACAGGTGTTTACTGGATGCATCCTGACTTAAACTCAAATATCTGGATAAATAAAAATGAAATTCCTTACAACGGAATTGATGATGATAACAATGGTTATGTTGATGACATTCGAGGCTGGGATTTTGGCGGACTTAACGGAACGCCCGATAACGACCCACAGGAAGATGCACCTTATCATGGAACTCATGTGGCAGGCATTGCTTCAGCTTCAACTGATAATGGAATTGGTGTCGCTGGAATGGGATTTAAGTGTAAAATTATGGCTGTTAAAACTGCTCGTGATGACCAGAAAGATCCTGGTTCCAATTCACCTTATATCTGGTATGGTTATGAGGGAATTGTTTACGCTGCTGATAATGGTGCGAAGGTTATTAATTGCAGTTGGGGTGGAGGCGGATTTTCACAATTTGCTCAAGATGTAATTAATTATGCAACGACAAAAGGAGCTTTAATCGTTGCAGCTGCAGGTAATAGTAATTCTTCATCAGATTTTTATCCAGCGAGCTATAAAAATGTTCTTTCTGTCGCAGCTGTTAATTCAGATGATCGAAAAGCGAGCTACTCTAATTATGGATATTCGGTTGATGTAAGTGCACCAGGAACAGCACTTTACAATACATGGGGTTCAAGCTCTTATGCTCAATTAACAGGCACTTCAATGGCTTCTCCTCTTGTAGCAGGAATCGCTGGTCTGGTCAGAGCAAAATATCCTTTTCTTACTCCTGAACAGGCTGCTGAAAAAATTCGCGTTGGTTGTGATGATAATTACAGTGTAAATACGACTTATCGTTATATGCTTGGCAAAGGTAGAGTTAACGCCTGGAGAGCTTTGCAAGATTCAATAAACACATCTGTTAGAATGCTTTCATATCAATTGAGCGATAATGCGCCGCTGGGCAATGGAAATGAAATCCTCGAAGCAAACGAACAGGCTGAAATAAAAATTGTTTTCAAAAATATTTTGAATTCAACTAATAATTTAAATATCACCTTAACTTCCTTAACATCAGGAATTTCAGTTATTAATGGAAACTTTAACGCAGGAACGAAATCGTCTGGAGAAGTTTTTAATAATTACACTGCACCATTTAAAATTCAAGCTTCAAGTTCTATAGGTTATGATTTGAATGTTAGATTGCTCTTAAATTTCTCAGATGGAACTTATTCTGATTGGCAGATCATCAATTTTATCGCAAATCCAAGTTATACAGTTTTGAACAATGGTTCAGTATCAATTACAATTGGAAGCAAAGGTAATCTGGCTTTCAACGATTATCCAACAAACAGTCAGGGGCAGGGATTTAAATACAAATCAAGCAGCAATCTTTTATTTGAAGGTGCATTAATTATTGGAACAAGCTCAACAAAAATTTCTGATGTTGCAAGAAATCAAACTGGCAACGCTCAAAATCAGGATTTTACAATTATCAGTCCAATAAAAAGTTTTTTCCCTGGTACAATTTCAGATTTGCAATCTCTCTCAATTTTTAATGATGATGGAGCTGGAGCAAATAAAATTGGTGTGAAGGTTATCTTGAATTCTTATGAGTATTCAAGTAATCCCTATACCGATTTTGTTATCCTTCATTACAAATTTATAAACACAACTTCGACACAGATAACTAATTTCTATGCAGGATTATTTTTTGACTGGGATTTAATTAATAACAGCGGTCTTGATGATGTTGCAATGTGGGATGCTGTGAATAAGATGGGTTATGTTTACAATCAACCTGGAACAACACCTTATTATGTTGGCTCGGCTTTATTATCTCACAACAATTACCATTTTAGAGCTATTCTGAATGCAGGTGGTGATGGTGGCTGGGGAATTTATGATGGATTTACTGATGATGAAAAGTGGCAAGCAATCAGCGGAGGTGTATCTAAAACACAGGCTGGTGCTGGTGATGTCTCTTTTGTAGCTTCTGGCGGACCTTACACAATTAATCCAAACGATACTTTGAATGTTGCATTTGCGGTTCTGGCAGGTAATAACCTCTCACACTTGCAGAGTAATTTATCTTATGCAAAACAAAAATGGAGTCAAATAATTACAGGTATAGATGAAGATGAGACGGTTGTTTATGATTATGAGCTTTATCAAAACTTTCCAAATCCATTTAATCCCGAGACACGAATAAAGTATTCTATTAAAGAAAGAAGTTTTGTGCAAATAAAACTTTTTGATATGATGGGACGAGAAGTTGCAACTCTTGTTAATGAGTTTAAAGATACAGGATTATACGAAGTAAAACTTGATGCTGGGAATTTGGGTTTGAGCAGTGGAATATATTTTTATCAAATGAAAGCGGGAGAATTTACAGCGATAAAGAAGATGATTTATTTGAAATAACTGAGACTTAAAAGCCAGCCTGATTTGGCTGGCTTTTTTGTTTTAAATCAATTTTCTAACATTTTACCCACCAGCGATAAAAGAAAAAATGTTTGACAACCCCAAAATTAAAGTTGCGTAGCAACGACCTATTTGTAGGAAAAATGTTGGACAACCAAAAATAAAAGTCACGTAGCGACGACCTATTTGTACAACGAATTATATACCGAATAAAAAATCAAATCCAGAATGGATGAAATTATTATAGAAAAAACAATTACACATAAAAAAATAAAAAATATAAAAACCCCCGAAGGGGTTTAATGTGAATAGCCCCCAATCGCATTGGGGGTATATGAGAACAAAAACCCACAGAACCCCAAAGGGGTTCAATTACAAGAAAATTTTTTTGATCTAAAAAATTCCATTTCCAATAAGACATTAAAAAAATTTTGAAACCCACATTCAACCCCTTCAGGGTTGGAATTTTCTTTTGACGATAGTCCCCGAGTGCAACTCGGGGCTAATCAAATTCAACTCCTTCGGAGTTGAGAAAATTATCCCCCAAAAGAGATTGATTTAATTTCCATGAATTGAAAATCTAATTCAGAATGGATGGAATTATTTTAGGAAAAATTGAGGGGATAAGGAATTACAAATCCTGAAGGGATGACATTATTATAGATAAAATCGCAGACACAAGAAAAATAAAATCCCGAAGGGATGACATTATGACTAACACAATAAAAGAACAAAATTTCTGATCAATGGTATTTGGTGATTGAAATTAAAATGTCACTCCTTCGGAGTTTTAATTTTTGGGTTTGTGTAATTTTCATTCTATAATAATTTCACCACTTCGTGGTTAGTTTTGCAAATAGGTCGCTCCGATGGAGCTTTGGTATTTTCTTATTTCTTGTCTTTTCTACAAATAGGTCGCTTCTATGAAGCTTTTCTAAGTTCAATAAAAACAATAAAATTACCTACAGACATTTTAATAGAAATCGTCTAAAAATTATAAAAAGATTTTTTGAAAGAAATCCCAAATCAATGAACTAATTGGAGAAAAAATATTGAACAACTCAAAATTAGAGTTGCGTAGCAACGACCTATTTGTAGTAGGAAAATTGCGAAGAGCCCAAAATAAAAGTCGCATAGCGACGACCTATTTGTAGAAAGAATTAAGTGCCGCACATAAAAAAATCAAATCCAAAATGGATGAAATTATTATAGAAAAAAACAAGCGTCCACAAAAAAACAAAATCCTGAAGAGATGAAATTATAATAAAACAAAGAATCAATTCAAATATTTGATTGATTTATTTTTATCACTGTTCTTAAAATGTCACTCCTTCGGAGTTTTAATTTTTTTTGCTTGTGTGAATTTCACTCTATAATAATTTAACCACTTCGTGGTTAATTATCTGTTGTTGAATTTCTATAAAAAATAGGATGTTCTTAAAATAATTAGACGAACCAATCAAATTTTAGAATTATTTTCTCGATCAAAAAATGAAATGATTTTTTTATTTCAGCTTAAACTCTCACAACTTCATTAAATCTTCAAAATAAACTCTCGTTTCTTCTCGTTTCTATCAAACCTTAACTAAACCCCTTCCAATATTTTTTTTAATCTTTGGACTTAATTATCTGACATTTTATTCTGCATCTATCTTCAATAAAAATCTTGTAACTTTGTTTTACAAAGTCTAACAAAAAAAGAGGTAGAGAAATGAAAAAGTTGTTCATACTTTTCCTGCTCATTTCAATTTCAAATTTATTTTCAAACGAGGCTCGTCTTCTCCGTTATCCAAATTCTTCTGCAGATAAAATTGTCTTTGTTTATGCAGGCGATCTATATCTTGTCGAAAAATCGGGTGGAGTTGCAAGAAAGATAACCTCGTTTGAAGGCTATGAAATGTTTCCCAGATTTTCTCCAGATGGAAAATTTATTGCATTTTCTGGTGAATATGATGGAAATAGAGAAGTCTATTTGATGAACTTAGATGGCGGTGAACCTGTACGATTAACTTACACTTCTGATATTCCAAATCTTCCAGAAAGAATGGGTCCTGATAAAATTGTTATGGGTTGGCATCCCGATGGAAATAGAATTCTTTTCAGATCACGACACGAAAGTTTTAATGCCTGGATTGGACATCTTTATCTTATTTCAAAAGATGGTGGAATGCCAGAAAAACTTCCACTTCCGAGAGGTGGTTTTGCTTCATTTTCTCCTGATGGACAAAAACTCGCTTATAACAGAGTTTTCAGAGAATATCGAACCTGGAAAAGATACCGCGGAGGTCAGGCAGACGAAATATGGATTTATGATTTCAAGACTAAAAAGACAGAAGCAATTACATCGAACGATGCGCAGGATATAATACCAATGTGGTATAAAGATAAAATTTATTATCTATCTGATCGAGATGGTAGAATGAATATTTATGTTTACAACACCAAGACAAAAGAAACCAGGAAAATTACAAACTTCGATAAGTTTGATGTAAAATTTCCTTCGCTCGGCAAAGGTGAAATTACTTTTGAAAATGGCGGATATATTTACTTACTCGATTGTGAAACAGATAAATATCAGAAAGTTACAATTTATATTCAGGATGATTTTAATACAGCAAGATCAAAAATTTTGAATGTGAAGAATTTCATTACTCAATATGAAATTTCTCCCGATGGCAAACGAGCTTTGTTTACTGCAAGAGGTGAAATTTTCACTGTTCCGGCAGAAAAAGGCATTACTAAAAATCTGACAAACTCATCAGGTATTCACGAGCGAAATGCTGTCTGGTCGCCCAATGGAAAATACATCGCATTTATCAGTGATAAAACAGGGGAGACAGAAATTTATATTTTATCTCAAGATGGCAAAGGTGAACAAATTCAATTAACAAAAGATGCAGATACTTATCGCTTTGAATTGAAATGGTCACCTGATTCTAAAAAACTTTTGTGTTCTGATAAAAAGATGAGATTGTATTATGTTGATATCGAAACAAAGAAAACCAAACAAGTTTTCCAATCAAATCGATGGGAAATTAGAGATTACGATTGGTCACCTGATGGTAAATGGATTGCATTTACTACTCTTGAAGAAAGCGGGTTCTCAACAATTTATATTTATTCTTTACAATCTGACAAATCAACAAAAATCACGAGTGAATTCTTCAATTCATATTCACCTGTTTTCGATGTAGATGGCAAGTATATTTTCTTCTTATCGGATAGAAATTTCAATCCGACACTTGGTGCGTTTGAAAGAAGTTTTGTTTACACAGATATGACCAAAATTTACGGAATAACATTAAGCGATAAAGAAAAATCACCTTTCCTTTATGAAGATGATGAAGTATCTGTAGATAATTCAGCTGAAACAAAATCATCGGAAAAGCAGGATCAGAAAAAAGACGAAAACAAAACAAAAGATTTAGTAATTGATCTTGAACGAATTTCAGAAAGAATATTTGAGCTGCCAGTTGATGCAGGTAATTATCGCTCTTTAAGATCTGTAAGCGGCGTGCTTTATTATTTGAAATCTTCAGGTAACAAATCAATTCTTAAAGCATTCGACTTTAAGAAGAAGAAAGAAGTAGAAATTGGTCAGATAGATGGATTTGAAATTTCATCTAATGGGAAAAAAATTCTATACAAACTCGGCAACGATTATTACATTACTGATTTATCAACAAATCTAAAAATTGGTGAAGGTAAACTTAATCTTAACGATATGACGATGACATTAAATCGTCGTGATGAGTGGAGACAAATTTTTTACGAAAGCTGGCGACAGATGAGAGATTTCTTCTACGCACCTAATATGCACGGCGTTGATTGGGAAAAAGTAAAAAAGAATTATGAAGAACTTTTGCCGTATGTTGCTCACCGCTCTGATTTAACTTACTTGATTGGAGAAATGATCGGTGAATTAAATGCAGGTCATGCCTATGTTGGCGGTGGAGATTTACCGAAAATTGAATCTATTCCTGTGGGACTTCTTGGAGCTGAGTTGAAATTAGATCAGAAGAGCGGATATTATATAATCGATAAAATTTTGCCGGGAAGAAACTGGGATGAATCGACTCGCTCGCCTCTCACTGAAGTTGGAATTGATGTGAAAGAGGGTGATTATTTATTAGAGATTGATGGAGTCTCTTTGAAAGGAGTAAAAAATCCTTATGAACTTCTGGTTAACAAAGCAAATAAGCAGGTGAAAATAAAAGTCAATTCAAAACCAGTTGACGAAGGATCAAAAGAATTTATCGTAAAGACGATTTCAACAGAAAGTGGATTGAGATATTTCAACTGGGTTGAGAACAATCGAAAGAAAGTGGAAGAAGCGACTAATGGAAAAGTTGGATATGTTCACATTCCAAATATGGGGATTGATGGGTTGAATGAATTTGTAAAATATTTTTATCCACAAATTCGCAAAGAAGGATTGATTGTTGATGTTCGTTATAATGGTGGTGGGTTTGTTTCTCAAATGATTATTGAGAGATTAAGAAGAGTAATGACAATGGCGGGAATTGCAAGAAACTCGAAAGTTGTTACCACATATCCCTCAGCTGTGTTTTTAGGCCCGATGGTTTGTCTTGTAAATGAATTTTCCGCATCTGATGGTGATATTTTTCCATATCAATTCAAGAAAAACAATCTCGGAAAAGTGATTGGTAAGAGAAGCTGGGGTGGTGTAGTTGGAATAAGAGGAACCCTTCCTTTTGTTGATGGCGGATATCTAAATCGTCCAGAGTTTGCAAATTTCAGCGTTGAAGGTGAATGGATTCTTGAAGGTGTTGGAATGGAGCCAGATATTGTTGTTGATAATGATCCAGCTCTTGAATTTGAGGGCAGAGATCAGCAACTCGAAAAGGCTCTTGAAATAATTAAAGAAGAGATGAAAAAGAAGCCAGCAAAACTACCCGAAATTCCTGATTGGCCCATCAAAAAGTGATATTTTGATTTAGACCATTTAATTTTTTGCGGCCTTGTGAGATAGTTTTTTATCCGCAAGGTCGCAATTTATTTTTTAGAATATGGAATGATGATAATTTTAAAGTTTAAGATTTAATAGTGTCTGAATTAAAGTTTTAAAAACATTCCTTGATCCCGCAGTGATTAAATTTGAATATCCACGAATTGTATTCGGAATTAAGATAAACAAAAGAAATTTTCATCCCAGAAGGGGTTGAATGTGATTAATAGATTTTGAAGGAGATATTTTTTGTAGAATGAATTCTATTTTATAATTGAACCCCTGTGGGCTTCTTTATTTTTTTTACCTTCGTTTTTCACCCAATACAATTGGGGGCTAATCATATTGAACCCCTACGGGGTTCTTTATTATTTTTTGCACTTGCTGCTTATCTCAATTTAATTAGGGGTTAATCTTATTGAACTCCTCTGGCATTTAATGAAAAGATAACTAATACAATAGTTTCAAGATTTTTAATCATTCTTTAATTTATATTGAATTTCTAACATTAAACTTGCTTCTCAAAAATTATTGTAAATAAAATTTGATTTGAAAATTCAAAAAAATCTATATGATCAATTTAGAACGGCAACTTAATCCCCACTCGCAAGTAATAACCAAAAAACGAGAACTCAAAATGATAAAAAAAATTATTCCTCTCTTTTTCATCTTCATTCAAACAATTTTCAGTCAGTCGAGTTTTTACATTTATACAAATAAAAATATTCTCCCCGATGAGGAAGTTCAGGTACAAGTCAGTGGGTACAATTTAGTCTCTCGTATGATCACATTTGAAATTTATAGAATTAAAGACCCACTAAAATTTATTTCTTCCACTATTGATTTGTTGAATTTTACAGATGAAGCCTTTAATAAAATCAGCTCTTTAGTTGAATTGGTTAGTTCATCAGAAAAAATGGTGGAGACTAATAATATCTGGTTCAACCAAAGATTTAATCTCGGAAAGATTAATAGCCGAGGAAACTATATTATAAGAGCAATAAATTATAAGACAACTGGTTATTCTTTCTTCGCCTGTTCAGAAATTGGGTTAATCTCAAAAAGAAGCATTGACGAAATTTTGATTTATGTTTCCAATCGAAAAACTTCCGAACCAATACCGAACTTGAAACTGAACTTAATCTCACTTGACAAAAAA
Protein-coding sequences here:
- a CDS encoding protease, whose translation is MKKLFILFLLISISNLFSNEARLLRYPNSSADKIVFVYAGDLYLVEKSGGVARKITSFEGYEMFPRFSPDGKFIAFSGEYDGNREVYLMNLDGGEPVRLTYTSDIPNLPERMGPDKIVMGWHPDGNRILFRSRHESFNAWIGHLYLISKDGGMPEKLPLPRGGFASFSPDGQKLAYNRVFREYRTWKRYRGGQADEIWIYDFKTKKTEAITSNDAQDIIPMWYKDKIYYLSDRDGRMNIYVYNTKTKETRKITNFDKFDVKFPSLGKGEITFENGGYIYLLDCETDKYQKVTIYIQDDFNTARSKILNVKNFITQYEISPDGKRALFTARGEIFTVPAEKGITKNLTNSSGIHERNAVWSPNGKYIAFISDKTGETEIYILSQDGKGEQIQLTKDADTYRFELKWSPDSKKLLCSDKKMRLYYVDIETKKTKQVFQSNRWEIRDYDWSPDGKWIAFTTLEESGFSTIYIYSLQSDKSTKITSEFFNSYSPVFDVDGKYIFFLSDRNFNPTLGAFERSFVYTDMTKIYGITLSDKEKSPFLYEDDEVSVDNSAETKSSEKQDQKKDENKTKDLVIDLERISERIFELPVDAGNYRSLRSVSGVLYYLKSSGNKSILKAFDFKKKKEVEIGQIDGFEISSNGKKILYKLGNDYYITDLSTNLKIGEGKLNLNDMTMTLNRRDEWRQIFYESWRQMRDFFYAPNMHGVDWEKVKKNYEELLPYVAHRSDLTYLIGEMIGELNAGHAYVGGGDLPKIESIPVGLLGAELKLDQKSGYYIIDKILPGRNWDESTRSPLTEVGIDVKEGDYLLEIDGVSLKGVKNPYELLVNKANKQVKIKVNSKPVDEGSKEFIVKTISTESGLRYFNWVENNRKKVEEATNGKVGYVHIPNMGIDGLNEFVKYFYPQIRKEGLIVDVRYNGGGFVSQMIIERLRRVMTMAGIARNSKVVTTYPSAVFLGPMVCLVNEFSASDGDIFPYQFKKNNLGKVIGKRSWGGVVGIRGTLPFVDGGYLNRPEFANFSVEGEWILEGVGMEPDIVVDNDPALEFEGRDQQLEKALEIIKEEMKKKPAKLPEIPDWPIKK
- a CDS encoding S8 family serine peptidase; this encodes MKLRLILLVLIFITFAGFKPSDSNQLKVITNGDLIYSSNEIIIKFQSDFDNEINRVQLISSLLKIFDQISIKSIDPIFNDSKNKFFKAQTGLDRIYSIKYDGNADPLLIAKKISNLDGIEYAEPRYIYRVDYTPNDPSLLSQSYLNQVKAQQAWDVSKGDSSVVIGIIDTGVYWMHPDLNSNIWINKNEIPYNGIDDDNNGYVDDIRGWDFGGLNGTPDNDPQEDAPYHGTHVAGIASASTDNGIGVAGMGFKCKIMAVKTARDDQKDPGSNSPYIWYGYEGIVYAADNGAKVINCSWGGGGFSQFAQDVINYATTKGALIVAAAGNSNSSSDFYPASYKNVLSVAAVNSDDRKASYSNYGYSVDVSAPGTALYNTWGSSSYAQLTGTSMASPLVAGIAGLVRAKYPFLTPEQAAEKIRVGCDDNYSVNTTYRYMLGKGRVNAWRALQDSINTSVRMLSYQLSDNAPLGNGNEILEANEQAEIKIVFKNILNSTNNLNITLTSLTSGISVINGNFNAGTKSSGEVFNNYTAPFKIQASSSIGYDLNVRLLLNFSDGTYSDWQIINFIANPSYTVLNNGSVSITIGSKGNLAFNDYPTNSQGQGFKYKSSSNLLFEGALIIGTSSTKISDVARNQTGNAQNQDFTIISPIKSFFPGTISDLQSLSIFNDDGAGANKIGVKVILNSYEYSSNPYTDFVILHYKFINTTSTQITNFYAGLFFDWDLINNSGLDDVAMWDAVNKMGYVYNQPGTTPYYVGSALLSHNNYHFRAILNAGGDGGWGIYDGFTDDEKWQAISGGVSKTQAGAGDVSFVASGGPYTINPNDTLNVAFAVLAGNNLSHLQSNLSYAKQKWSQIITGIDEDETVVYDYELYQNFPNPFNPETRIKYSIKERSFVQIKLFDMMGREVATLVNEFKDTGLYEVKLDAGNLGLSSGIYFYQMKAGEFTAIKKMIYLK